Proteins encoded in a region of the Quercus lobata isolate SW786 chromosome 8, ValleyOak3.0 Primary Assembly, whole genome shotgun sequence genome:
- the LOC115955811 gene encoding serine/threonine-protein kinase PCRK1-like — translation MKCFNFSNKEKNNEQRAIQSNSVRSTSTSISTDLDLKPFGSEFNSQNVLEFSTASSAKSFAILSQRQSNLREFTFSELKAATKNFSRTLMIGEGGFGGVYKAVIRSTDDLHKKIDVAIKQLSRRGLQGHKEWVTEVNVLGVVEHPNLVKLLGYCAEDDERGIQRLLIYEYMPNRSVQDHLSNRFRTPLPWGTRMRIAQDTARGLAYLHEGMDFQIIFRDFKSSNILLDEQWVAKLSDFGLARLGPSDGLSHVSTAVVGTIGYAAPEYIQTGHLTSKSDVWSYGVFLYELITGRRPLDRNRPKGEQKLLEWVRPHLSNLRKFELILDPRLEGKYSLKSAQKLAAVANRCLVRQSKSRPKMSEVLEMVNRIVETTDIGSPLPPMKILAPEDDFIESKRERLKRRFVDPIIGERGCLNWQTWRPKSVNTF, via the exons ATGAAGTGTTTTAATTTctccaacaaagaaaaaaataatgagcaAAGGGCTATACAGTCTAATTCTGTTCGGTCCACTTCCACTTCCATATCAACCGACCTGGATTTGAAGCCATTTGGTTCTGAATTTAATTCTCAGAATGTCTTGGAATTTAGCACTGCATCTTCTGCTAAGTCATTTGCAATCTTGTCTCAAAGACAAAGTAATCTCAGAGAATTCACGTTCTCAGAGTTGAAGGCAGCCACGAAGAATTTCAGTCGCACCCTCATGATTGGAGAGGGTGGGTTTGGTGGTGTATATAAGGCTGTGATCCGGAGCACAGATGATctacataaaaaaatagatgTTGCCATTAAACAACTAAGTAGAAGAGGATTGCAG GGCCATAAAGAATGGGTGACAGAAGTAAACGTTTTAGGGGTTGTCGAACATCCAAATCTGGTTAAACTATTGGGCTACTGTGCTGAAGATGATGAAAGAGGGATCCAGAGGCTGCTGATATATGAATACATGCCCAACAGGAGTGTGCAGGATCACTTATCAAACCGGTTTCGAACACCTCTTCCATGGGGCACAAGAATGAGAATTGCCCAGGATACTGCCCGTGGCTTAGCATACCTCCATGAAGGAATGGATTTTCAG ATCATCTTTAGGGATTTCAAGTCCTCAAACATACTGCTGGATGAACAATGGGTTGCAAAGTTGTCGGACTTTGGATTGGCCAGGCTGGGGCCTTCAGATGGATTAAGTCATGTCTCAACAGCG GTTGTAGGAACAATTGGATACGCAGCTCCTGAATACATTCAAACTGGGCATCTTACATCAAAAAGTGATGTCTGGAGCTATGGAGTTTTCCTTTATGAACTCATCACTGGTAGGCGCCCTCTTGATAGGAACCGCCCCAAGGGTGAGCAAAAGCTATTGGAATGGGTCAGGCCTCACCTGTCTAATCTTAGAAAGTTTGAGCTGATTTTAGACCCAAGGCTCGAAGGGAAGTATTCCCTCAAGTCTGCCCAAAAGTTAGCTGCTGTAGCCAACAGGTGCTTGGTGCGGCAGTCTAAATCACGCCCCAAAATGAGTGAAGTATTGGAGATGGTGAATCGAATTGTGGAGACAACAGATATTGGAAGTCCCCTACCCCCCATGAAGATTTTGGCTCCAGAAGATGATTTCATAGAATCCAAAAGAGAACGTTTAAAGAGAAGGTTTGTGGATCCAATTATTGGAGAGAGAGGTTGTTTGAATTGGCAAACATGGAGACCTAAGTCTGTCAATacattttga